Proteins from a single region of Haemorhous mexicanus isolate bHaeMex1 chromosome 4, bHaeMex1.pri, whole genome shotgun sequence:
- the RWDD4 gene encoding RWD domain-containing protein 4 isoform X3 yields MAANEDQEMELEALRSIYEGDVCFRELSPVSFQYRIGESGDPKAFLIEVSWPETYPQTAPVISMDAFFNNTISSAIKQSILDKLMVEVEANLGTAMTYTLFEYAKDNKEVFMENQPVNTVTSVSNSISIGTPEVPPSKKKEKKEQLSKTQKRKLADKTDNKGELPRGWNWVDVIKATE; encoded by the exons ATGGCGGCCAACGAGGACCAGGAG ATGGAGCTGGAAGCGCTGCGCTCCATCTACGAGGGAGACGTGTGCTTCAGGGAGCTCAGCCCCGTGTCCTTCCAGTACAGG aTAGGTGAAAGTGGAGATCCCAAAGCCTTTCTAATAGAAGTTTCTTGGCCAGAAACATATCCACAAACAGCCCCAGTCATATCGATGGATGCATTCTTCAACAACACAAT atcttCAGCTATTAAGCAAAGTATATTGGATAAGTTAATGGTGGAAGTTGAAGCAAATCTTGGAACTGCAATGACATACACACTTTTTGAATATGCCAAAGACAATAAGGAGGTGTTCATGGAAAATCAACCTGTTAACACTGTG ACTTCAGTAAGCAATAGTATTTCAATTGGAACTCCTGAAGTGCCGCCaagtaagaaaaaagagaaaaaggagcagTTATCCAAGACCCAGAAACGAAAACTAGCTGATAAAACAG ATAACAAAGGAGAGCTTCCACGAGGATGGAACTGGGTTGATGTAATTAAG
- the RWDD4 gene encoding RWD domain-containing protein 4 isoform X1, with protein MAANEDQEMELEALRSIYEGDVCFRELSPVSFQYRIGESGDPKAFLIEVSWPETYPQTAPVISMDAFFNNTISSAIKQSILDKLMVEVEANLGTAMTYTLFEYAKDNKEVFMENQPVNTVTSVSNSISIGTPEVPPSKKKEKKEQLSKTQKRKLADKTDNKGELPRGWNWVDVIKLSKTGSKDDE; from the exons ATGGCGGCCAACGAGGACCAGGAG ATGGAGCTGGAAGCGCTGCGCTCCATCTACGAGGGAGACGTGTGCTTCAGGGAGCTCAGCCCCGTGTCCTTCCAGTACAGG aTAGGTGAAAGTGGAGATCCCAAAGCCTTTCTAATAGAAGTTTCTTGGCCAGAAACATATCCACAAACAGCCCCAGTCATATCGATGGATGCATTCTTCAACAACACAAT atcttCAGCTATTAAGCAAAGTATATTGGATAAGTTAATGGTGGAAGTTGAAGCAAATCTTGGAACTGCAATGACATACACACTTTTTGAATATGCCAAAGACAATAAGGAGGTGTTCATGGAAAATCAACCTGTTAACACTGTG ACTTCAGTAAGCAATAGTATTTCAATTGGAACTCCTGAAGTGCCGCCaagtaagaaaaaagagaaaaaggagcagTTATCCAAGACCCAGAAACGAAAACTAGCTGATAAAACAG ATAACAAAGGAGAGCTTCCACGAGGATGGAACTGGGTTGATGTAATTAAG TTAAGCAAAACTGGTTCTAAAGATGATGAATAA
- the RWDD4 gene encoding RWD domain-containing protein 4 isoform X2, translated as MAANEDQEMELEALRSIYEGDVCFRELSPVSFQYRIGESGDPKAFLIEVSWPETYPQTAPVISMDAFFNNTISSAIKQSILDKLMVEVEANLGTAMTYTLFEYAKDNKEVFMENQPVNTVTSVSNSISIGTPEVPPSKKKEKKEQLSKTQKRKLADKTDNKGELPRGWNWVDVIKHLSKTGSKDDE; from the exons ATGGCGGCCAACGAGGACCAGGAG ATGGAGCTGGAAGCGCTGCGCTCCATCTACGAGGGAGACGTGTGCTTCAGGGAGCTCAGCCCCGTGTCCTTCCAGTACAGG aTAGGTGAAAGTGGAGATCCCAAAGCCTTTCTAATAGAAGTTTCTTGGCCAGAAACATATCCACAAACAGCCCCAGTCATATCGATGGATGCATTCTTCAACAACACAAT atcttCAGCTATTAAGCAAAGTATATTGGATAAGTTAATGGTGGAAGTTGAAGCAAATCTTGGAACTGCAATGACATACACACTTTTTGAATATGCCAAAGACAATAAGGAGGTGTTCATGGAAAATCAACCTGTTAACACTGTG ACTTCAGTAAGCAATAGTATTTCAATTGGAACTCCTGAAGTGCCGCCaagtaagaaaaaagagaaaaaggagcagTTATCCAAGACCCAGAAACGAAAACTAGCTGATAAAACAG ATAACAAAGGAGAGCTTCCACGAGGATGGAACTGGGTTGATGTAATTAAG CAT TTAAGCAAAACTGGTTCTAAAGATGATGAATAA